Within the Streptomyces sp. NBC_00353 genome, the region GTGCCGCCGCACCGGCGCCCCGATCTCGACCCGGATCTCCTGCACTTCTACGCCGACCACTTCCCCGACCACACCATCGCCGTGTGCTGCTTCGACAACGCCGACGCGCAACGCGCCAAGCCCTTGCTGCTGTGGTACCCGCCCCTCGACCCCGACCGGCTGACCGTGCCGGCCCTGGACAGCCACACCGGTAAGGCGCCGGACCTCGACGCCACCGTGCCCGTGGACCACTGGGTCCTGTTCTCCACCGACGAAGCCCCCTCCGACTGGGGCGCACCCGTCGTGTACCCCGGGGACATGCGCCACCGCCTGCGCGCCTTCCTCCCCACCGCCGTCGTCGGCCGGCACTACGGCTGCGGGCAGACTCGGCCCAACGGAGACTTCACCATCAGTCACCGCGACCTGCTCACCGGCGACCTCGACCGCATCGAGCGCCTGCAACCGACCCGTTGCTGAAAGATCAGGACGGGCGGAAGGTGGCACGTCAACCGAAGCCGACATCACCCAATCAAGTTCAGTAGCGGCTCCTCGTTTCGAGGCGGGAGGAGCGGCACGGGCGGGAACCTCAGTTCTACCTGCGGCAACCACAGGTAGTGGCGCACAGCGTCGTTGTCGCCGGTCGCGTCCGCCAGGCGGGTCGCCTGCTCGAAGGCGCGTTTCTGGATCCGCTCGATCTTCTCGGTGCTGCCCTCGATCGGGTATCCAGCTTCCTGCAGCATCCGCACGGCGGTCTCCAGGCAGAACACGCCCGACGCGTAGCCCTTGGTGACGTAGGGCAGGACAGCGGCACGGTCGGTGGGGGTGTGCGGTCCCCATGCCAGCTTCGCGGGCAGCGACTCGCCGGCGGACCACGCCTGCCCGGCCTGGTACAGACGCTGCACCATGTAGTGCCCGTGACGGAACCGGTTCTGGGCGTGGTGGAGGTCGCGGCCTGCGACGACCAGACAACCCTCGCCGTCCAAGAGCTGCTCGCCGCACAAGGTTTCACAGCGCCTCCATGCAGCCGCCGAGCACCTGCCGGAGATCACCGTCGCCGTCCTGCGCTACGCCCGCGCTGCCACAGGGCCATCTCCATTGCATTCAGGACGGGTTGGGTCTCCTTGGAGGAGCAGGCGGACCAGCCACGATGCGGCGGGAGAACGGCGCCTAGCGCCCATACCTCCGGTGGTGCCGGGGGTACGGGCGCTTGTGCAGGGGGCTCACCCCTGGAGCTTCATGCCTTTGGGTGAGGTGAGGCCCTGGTCGGGGTGGGCACGGAACGTCGCCGTCCAAGTGGTGGGCAGGCAGGACGTGCCGTTGGGGTGCTGCTCCGTCAGCCTGGCCCGGGTGCTGTCCTCGACGACCATGTCACCGCTCTTCACGGAGGTCACGGTGAGCCGCACCGGCACGGTGGACGCGCCTATGTCGTCGGGGAGTTGGACCGACAGCGAGGCGAACGGGTCGTCGGGACTGCCCGATGTCCGCTCCTCACAGGTGCCGTCCACGCACAGCCGGATCCTCGCCGCGTCCCCGCCGCCGAAGTCGGCGGGCCGCCACACGGCGGAGACCTGCGAGTCCGCGTCAGCCGCGGTGCACGGCCTGTCCTGACCGAGGAGCGAGCATCCGGTCAGGGCCGCCGCCAGCAACAGTGTGAGAAGGGCGCGGCGCATGCCAATACCTCGCTATCGTGCCGGGGACGGCACTGTTGGCCAGCCCGATGTCGGTGCAGGATCCGGACGTCTTTCTGGCGACGACGATGTACTTGGCCGTCGTACCGCCGGAGTAGTGGATGGTCGCCTGGGTGTCGGTCACCTGCCAGCCGCACTTCTCGCCGGTCATGATGCCACCCGTGCAGACTTTGTCACCACTCTGCGCCCAGCGCCGCCAGTAGTCCTGGACAGGCCGGGAGGAGCTGGACGTCTTGTCGCCCTTGTAGATCCGGGCCGACGCGGAGCTGTCGCTGTTGACGCGGTACAGCGACAGGTCGCCCGAGTAGCAGGTCTGATCAGAGAGCTTCTGTCGATCGCATCCGCGCGACGCTCGCAGATGGCGGCGCGGGTGGCCTTGTCGGGGCGTCCCACGGGGCAGCGGTCCTTCCGGTTGCGCCCCGCGCCGCAGCGTCATGATCCCACCCGGGTTCGCACGGCTGCCGCAAGCTCGAATTTCCGTCACCCTTCCCCGACAGCTGAGGCCGAGCCCTGCTGCGAGACCGTGGGCCGTGCCCCGGACGCCTCACCGAATTGTCGCTCGATCGACAGACGCGGAAGGCTGGAGCTGCGGCCGGTCCCTTCCGGCTGCAATGCCCTCGAAGAGAGTGCAGGTGAATGCCGTGACCATCGCCCCGTCCTCCGCCGCAGGCGTCCTTGTGCCGGACACAGCGATCGCGCGGGAAGCGACCCAGCTGGTCCGGGACACGGTGAGCGAGCTCGTCTACCACCACTCACGGCGCGTCTTCTGGTTCGGTGCACTGCAGGGCCGTAACCGGGATCTGAGCTTCGACCCCGAACTCCTCTACGTCGGCGCGCTCTTCCACGACCTCGGGCTCGGCGAACCCTTCCACGGGAGCGGCCGGCGGTTCGAGGTGGACAGCGCGGACGAGGCCCGGCGCTTCCTCAGCTCCCACCAGGTGCCGGAGGACAGCATCCGGCGGGTGTGGACAGCCATCGCGCTGCATACGACACCCGGCATCCCACAGTTCATGGAGCCGGAAGTCGCTCTGGTGACCGCCGGGGTCGAATACGACGTGCTCGGCATCGGGTACGAGGACATCTCCGAGGCCGACCGGGCGGAGATCGTCGCCCTGCATCCGCGGCCGGATTTCAAACGGCGCATTCTCGATGCGTTCACCGATGGGATCCGGCCGAAGCCGGAGACGACCTTCGGCAATGTGAAGGCCGACGTGCTGGAGCATTACGTGCCGGGCTTCGAGCGCGGGGACTTCGTCCGTACGATCCTCGATTCTCCCTGGCCGGAGTGAGCCGAGTAAGCCGAGCAGGCCGCGCAAGCGGACCGAGCCGCAGCAGCCGATCCGCACCGGGCGTCGACATGGCGGCGGTTCAGCCGGCCTGGCCGATCGCGCCACGGAGCATGGCCACGGTCGTCGCCGCCGCTCTGCGCTCCGTGTCGTCCTCTGTCGTACGCACCCGTTCCTCCAGGAGCACCACGGCTGCCTGGAGCACGCCGATGCGTACCGGAACGCTCTGCATCCCGGCCAGCACGGCGGCCGCCTGCTCCGCCGGGGTGGCGGTCTCGGCCTGCGGAATGAGGGTGGTGATGCCGCGCCCGAGCGCGCGGTCTCGTGGCGGTTGAGCCGCTGTTGTGGTCACCGAAGAAGTCTGCCGCACCGGGCCTGCGGATCGGGTCAGCGACTTGGCGCCACGTCGCTCGCGGGTGCGTGCGACCGACCGGAGCGGGAGCCGATGTTCCGGGCCGCACGTGGGCGTGATCCGAAGGCCACGATGGCCGGTATTCACTTTCCGGCGGACGCGGACGCGCCTGCTGGGGCGAGCCTCGAAGATCATGGCCCAACGTCGTGCTTTAACGGGCAGGTCCACAGACTGCCCGACTCGCCATCAGCTTAATGGGCCATGATCACTCGCCTCTTGGCAGCTCCCGCCCAAAGCCGCGGAGCCAACCGCGATCACAGCTGAGGGTCGTAGGCGATTTTGGGCCAATACTCTCGCGATCAATACGCCCCAATACAGCCAGAATTGCAAAGTTACCGCCACGCTAATAAACGACTTCAGAGGTGGCGAGCCACGTCTCTCGGAGGTCCATCTCATGGCTTCCGTTCGGTTGCATGGTTCGGTTCCTCCTGCTCAGCGCAGTTGCTCGGCCAGTCCGACGATGATGCCCGCCGGGCCGCGGAGG harbors:
- a CDS encoding lipoprotein; its protein translation is MRRALLTLLLAAALTGCSLLGQDRPCTAADADSQVSAVWRPADFGGGDAARIRLCVDGTCEERTSGSPDDPFASLSVQLPDDIGASTVPVRLTVTSVKSGDMVVEDSTRARLTEQHPNGTSCLPTTWTATFRAHPDQGLTSPKGMKLQG
- a CDS encoding HD domain-containing protein; amino-acid sequence: MPSKRVQVNAVTIAPSSAAGVLVPDTAIAREATQLVRDTVSELVYHHSRRVFWFGALQGRNRDLSFDPELLYVGALFHDLGLGEPFHGSGRRFEVDSADEARRFLSSHQVPEDSIRRVWTAIALHTTPGIPQFMEPEVALVTAGVEYDVLGIGYEDISEADRAEIVALHPRPDFKRRILDAFTDGIRPKPETTFGNVKADVLEHYVPGFERGDFVRTILDSPWPE